ACGGACGGGGCGGCCAGGACGGCGTGCAGCTCGGCGACCAGCTCCGGACGGCGCACCACCGCTTCTCCCACCAGCACGCCGTCGAACCCGGCGGAGCGCGCGAACGCGGCGTCCTCGGCGCAGTGGATGCCCGACTCGAACAGCAGCGTGGTAGGCCAGTCCACCGCCGGCCGCAGCCGCGCCGGCAGCGTGGTATCCACCTCGAAGGTGGTCAGGTCGCGGCTGTTGATGCCGGTTAGCAGCGGGCGCACGGTGCGCGCCTTGGCCAGGTCGGCATCGTCGTGCACCTCCACCAGCGGTGTCATGCCCAGCTCCAGCGATCGCCGGTACAGGCGGCCCAGCTCGTCCGCGCCCAGGCAAGCCGCCAGCAGCAGCACCGCGTCGGCGCCGGCGCGGTGCGACACCTCCAGGTCACGCTCGTCGAGCAGGAAGTCCTTGCGCAGCACGCTCAGGTGCGGGCACGCCTCCTTCACCGCGACCAGGTCGGCGAGCGCGCCGCCGAAGTGGTCCGGCTCGGTCAGCACCGACACCGCGCGCACCCCCGCGGCGGCGTAGCGGCGCGCCTGCCCCACCGCATCGAGCCCCGGCGCAATGGCCCCCCGCGACGGCGACCGCCGCTTGATCTCGCACACCAGCAGCGGCGCTGCACCCGGGCCACCGCCCGAGGAAGCCGGCCCCTGCGCATCGCCCGCGCTTGGACTTCCATCGCCTGCCGATTCGCGCGGCCACTGCATCCGCTCGCCGGTCAGCGCCACCGCGGCCCCGGTCTCGACGCCACCGGCACTCGCGCCGCCGGAGGCATCTCCAGCGGCACCGGCACTCCCGCCGGGCAACGGCACCAGTGGTACCAGCGGATGCCTGCGGCTTCCCGGCACCGCCTCGCCCAACTCCGCGCCCTCGGCCGCGACGCGCCTGCGCCGCCCGGCCACGATCTCGTTCAGATACGCCACTGCACGCCCTCTCTGCGAGCAAGCTTCGCAGCAGGAAAAAGAGAAAGCCCCTGGGGATCGGCGCCGCTCAATGATGACTGGTCTACTTTCTTGCCGACGACCGGGAGCGATGCGTACTGCCAAGGGGCGGATACCGCAATTCTACCCCTCTCGATAGCGAGAAGCAACATGGTACGAGTCCCAAGAAGTCCCAAGAAGTCCCATCCCGCCACCTCCCGCATCGCACGGCGGCTGCGCCGGCTCCCCGCCGAGCGGCACCAGCGGCACCAGCGGCTGCCGGCGGCTGTCCGGCACGGCCTCGCCCAGCTCCGCGCCCTCGGTCGCGACGCGCCTGCGCCGCCGGTCCCGGTTTGCAGGACCGACTAGTCGTCTAGTAGGTTGACTTTCGTGAGTGCCGTGGGGATCTACGAGGCGAGAACGAAGCTGTCCGAGATATGCGAGCGGGTTGCGCGGACGGGTGAGCCGGTCGTCGTCACCAGGCGCGGGGTTGCATTGGTGCGGATTGATCCGGTGGAGCCGGCGGCAGGCACCGGATCGACGATCTGGGGATTGCGGGACCGCTTCGTCGAGGAGCACGGCGAACTGGAGGCCGACATCGAGCTGCCGCCGAGGGCCGTGGAGCGGCGTGAGAGCCGGTTCTGAGCCGGGATGCCGATCACCCTTCTTCTCGATACCAGCGTCTACTCGCAGCCGATCAGGAAAGCGCCGTTGCGTTCCGTCCAGCGCCGCTGGGCGGCGGTCGGAGACCGATCCTTGAGCACTTCGGTCATCTGCGAGGCCGAGGTGCTGCAGGGACTGGAGGCGAAAGGCTCGGATCGACTGTGGCGGGCATACCGCTCCGTCCTGAAGGGTCGCGTGAACGTGCTGCCGGTGGACGTCCGCGTGGCCGAGCACTACGCCCGCGTGCAGGCGGCCGCCGCGCGAATCGGACGGACGAGACCCGCCTTCGACCTGCTGATCGCCGCCACCGCGCTCGTTCACGGGCTCATCCTCGCAACCTGCAACGCGCGACACTTCGCAGGAATCGAAGGCCTCCCGGTCGAGGATTGGAGCCGGGACAACTAGCCCGCACGGTCAGCAGGGGCCTCGGGCGGGGCGGCGAGGAGGGCGGTGGTGGCGGCGACCACCTCCGCCAGCTTGGCGGCCGCGGTGCCGTCTTGCAGCGCGGTACGGGCGCGCCGGTAGCCGGCGGCGATGTCGGACGCCGCGCCCGCCACGTACAGCGCCGCGCCCGCGTTCACGGCCACCGCGTCGCGCAGGGCGGGCGGCCCGCCGCCGGCGAGCAGCTTGCGCGCCAGCGCGGCGTTGTGCTCGGCGTCGCCGCCCTTCAGGTCGTCCAGCGATGCCGGCGCGATGCCGCACGACGCGAAATCGAACTCGCTCTCCCGGCACGCGCCGTCCTCGCGGATCTCGACCATGCGGGTGGGGGCGGTCACCGACACCTCGTCCTGGCCGTCGGCGCCGTGCACGACCAGCACGCGGTGCACCCCCAGCAGGCGTGCGGCATGCGCCATCGGTTCGCACAGCGCCCCGTCGTACACGCCGATGAGCTGGAACTCCGCCGCCGCCGGGTTGACCAGCGGCCCGAGCAGGTTGAGCACCGTCTTGATGCCCAGCTCCGCCCGTACCGGGGCGGCGTGGCGCATGGCGCCGTGGTAGGTGGGCGCGAACAGGAACGCGAACCCGGTCCGCTGCAACAGGCCGGCCGCCTGCGCCGGCGACAGGCCGGTGTCCACGCCGAGCGCCGCGAACAGGTCGGCGCTGCCGGTCGGCGAGCTCACGCCGCGGTTGCCGTGCTTGGCCACCCGCACCCCGCAGGCCGCCACCACCAGCGCCGCCAGCGAGGAGATGTTGAAGGTGGCCAGCCCGTCGCCGCCGGTGCCGCAGGTATCCACCACCGTGCCGGCGGCCGCCGGCCGCTTCAGCGGCTGCTTCTTGCGCGCCAGCACCGAGGCGAAGCCGGCGATCTCCTCGGCGCTGCAGCCCTTGATGCCCAGCGCCACCAGCATGGCAGTGAGCTGGGTCGCCGGCAGCCGCCCCTCGGTGACCTCGTCCATCAGCTCCGCCGCCTGTTCCATGGCCAGCGGCTCGCCGGCCATCA
This Spirochaetaceae bacterium DNA region includes the following protein-coding sequences:
- a CDS encoding type II toxin-antitoxin system Phd/YefM family antitoxin, producing the protein MSAVGIYEARTKLSEICERVARTGEPVVVTRRGVALVRIDPVEPAAGTGSTIWGLRDRFVEEHGELEADIELPPRAVERRESRF
- a CDS encoding type II toxin-antitoxin system VapC family toxin; protein product: MPITLLLDTSVYSQPIRKAPLRSVQRRWAAVGDRSLSTSVICEAEVLQGLEAKGSDRLWRAYRSVLKGRVNVLPVDVRVAEHYARVQAAAARIGRTRPAFDLLIAATALVHGLILATCNARHFAGIEGLPVEDWSRDN
- a CDS encoding bifunctional anthranilate synthase component II/anthranilate phosphoribosyltransferase, with product MYVIIDNYDSFTYNLFQYVSSLTDKEVRVFRNDRVTVAQLEALAPEGIIISPGPGRPEDAGVSVDTVRRFAGSTPILGVCLGHQAIGYAFGATIAGAGTIVHGKTDSISLDGRGLFRGVPSPSVFTRYHSLVVQRDTLPDGFEVTATSPDGEVMGIRHTDWVVEGVQFHPESIASEMGMRLLANFLDYRREPFAFRPLLERVMAGEPLAMEQAAELMDEVTEGRLPATQLTAMLVALGIKGCSAEEIAGFASVLARKKQPLKRPAAAGTVVDTCGTGGDGLATFNISSLAALVVAACGVRVAKHGNRGVSSPTGSADLFAALGVDTGLSPAQAAGLLQRTGFAFLFAPTYHGAMRHAAPVRAELGIKTVLNLLGPLVNPAAAEFQLIGVYDGALCEPMAHAARLLGVHRVLVVHGADGQDEVSVTAPTRMVEIREDGACRESEFDFASCGIAPASLDDLKGGDAEHNAALARKLLAGGGPPALRDAVAVNAGAALYVAGAASDIAAGYRRARTALQDGTAAAKLAEVVAATTALLAAPPEAPADRAG